In Gossypium hirsutum isolate 1008001.06 chromosome D06, Gossypium_hirsutum_v2.1, whole genome shotgun sequence, one genomic interval encodes:
- the LOC107901996 gene encoding peroxidase A2, with translation MTEEMPSLRCIIATLFFALLLPPGSFPATTLSPSFYDETCPTVFSIIRGIIEQALLSDPRIGASLLRLHFHDCFVNGCDASILLDNSATIESEKEAAPNNNSARGFEVVDAMKIALEFECPGIVSCADILAIAAQEAVNLAGGPSWLVLLGRRDSTTANRTLANLAIPAAFETLDILKSKFAAVGLNTSTDLVALSGAHTFGRAQCTIVIERLYNFNGTGKADPTLNATYLETLRKVCPQGGNGSVLVNLDPTTPNTFDSNYYTNLQAQEGLLQSDQELFSTSGADTVEIVERFSSNQIAFFESFVVSMLKMGNISPVTGTEGEIRLSCRRVHMDYTSSNKWSSS, from the exons ATGACCGAGGAAATGCCTTCTCTCCGATGTATAATAGCAACCCTTTTCTTCGCCCTTTTGCTCCCACCAGGATCCTTTCCAGCCACCACATTGAGTCCATCATTTTATGATGAAACATGCCCCACGGTATTTAGCATCATTCGAGGAATCAtcgaacaagctttgctctctgaTCCCAGGATTGGTGCCAGCCTTCTTAGGCTTCACTTCCATGACTGCTTTGTTAAT GGCTGTGATGCATCGATTTTATTGGACAACAGCGCTACCATAGAAAGCGAGAAAGAAGCTGCGCCGAATAATAACTCAGCAAGAGGATTTGAGGTTGTCGATGCCATGAAGATCGCACTAGAATTTGAGTGTCCAGGCATCGTTTCCTGTGCTGATATTCTTGCTATTGCAGCTCAAGAGGCTGTCAATCTG GCGGGAGGTCCTTCATGGCTAGTTCTATTGGGAAGAAGGGATAGCACAACAGCAAATCGAACACTGGCCAATTTAGCTATTCCAGCTGCCTTTGAAACTCTTGATATTCTCAAGTCCAAGTTTGCAGCCGTGGGGCTCAATACCAGTACCGATCTGGTTGCACTTTCAG GTGCTCACACATTTGGACGGGCTCAATGTACAATTGTCATTGAACGATTATATAATTTCAATGGTACCGGAAAAGCAGACCCGACATTGAACGCAACATACTTAGAGACGCTACGCAAAGTATGCCCTCAAGGCGGAAATGGTAGTGTTTTGGTGAATTTAGATCCTACAACACCTAATACATTCGACAGTAACTACTACACTAACCTTCAAGCTCAAGAAGGACTGCTCCAAAGTGATCAAGAGCTGTTTTCTACTAGTGGAGCTGATACCGTTGAAATTGTGGAGAGGTTCAGCAGCAATCAAATTGCTTTCTTTGAAAGCTTTGTGGTTTCCATGCTAAAAATGGGAAATATCAGTCCAGTAACAGGTACGGAAGGAGAGATTAGATTGAGTTGTAGAAGGGTTCATATGGATTACACAAGTTCAAACAAATGGAGCTCTAGCTAA